The following is a genomic window from Nitrospira sp..
AGGACAAGAAAACGCTGTTGCTCGATAATTTCGCGAAATGGCGCATCACTGACCCACTGAAGGTCTATCAAAACTTTCAGAGCCAGCGCGGGGCGCTCCAGCGGCTGCACGACATTATTTATTCGGAGCTCCGTGTCGAATTAGGCCGGCACGAGCTGGCTGAGATTGTCTCAACCACACGGGCTGAGCTCATGCGGGTCGTTACCCAGCGATCCAACGAAAAAGCCTCTGCCTATGGCATCGAGATTCAGGACGTCAGAATTAAGCGGGCCGATCTCCCCGAACAAAATGAAAAAGCGGTGTTTGCGCGCATGCAAGCCGAACGTGAACGGCAAGCCAAGCAATATCGCGCAGAAGGTGCAGAGGAAGCGCAGAAGATCCGCTCGGATGCGGAAAAAGACCGGGAAATTATCCTGGCACAGGCCTATAAAGAAGCCGAAGAGTTGCGCGGGGCTGGAGATGCAAAAGCCTTTAAAGTCTACGCTGAAGCCTATCGGCAGGACCCGAAGTTCTTTGAGTTCACCCGTTCGATGGAAGCCTATAAAAAAACGTTTGCCGATAAATCGACATTGGTGATGAGCCCGGATTCAGAATTCTTCCGTTATCTGAAACAGCGCTAGCGCCTGCCTACGAAAGTCCCACGATTTCTCCACTGACCGGGTCCAGGTCGATTCGTTCTCCGGCAGGTTTTTTCGGCAATCCCGGCATCAACTGGATCCCCGAACAGACTGCCGTCACAAATCCGGCTCCTGCGAGAATGCGCAATTCCTTGATCGGAACTGTAAATCCTGCAGGCCGGCCCTTGAGCGCTGGATCATGCGACAGAGACAGCGGCGTCTTGGCCATGCAGACGGGAAGGTGGCCAAATCCCAGCGTCTCGGCGGCATCAATCTGACGCTCCGCCTCCTCCTCGAAACTCACCCCTGCTGCCCCATACATCCTCATAGCGATCGTTTCAATCTTCCTCCTGATCGGCCAATTCACATCGTAGAGATGGGTGAAACTAGCAGGCTGCTCGACTGCACGAACTACCGCCTGGGCCAATTGTTCGGCCCCCCGCCCTCCATCGACCCAATGGGTCGAGACTGCGGCATCGATAGCGCCGAACTCTCGAGACTGATGTCGAACCCACTCCAACTCGGCAGGCGCATCGTCTTTGAATGCGTTCACCGCGACAACGACTGGAATGCCATGGGCTCGCGCGTTGGCAATATGTTGCGCCAGATTCGCGAAACCCTTCTCCAATGCCGGCATATTGGGGCCGGTGAGTCCGGCTGGTAACGGCACGCCAACTTTGGCAACTCCTCCACCTCCATGCAGCTTCAACGCGCGCAACGTCGCCACCACAACTGCCGCCGCCGGTTTAAATCCTGATACCCGACACTTAATATTGAAAAATTTTTCTGCGCCCAGATCGCTTCCAAAACCGGCCTCTGTCACGACGTAATCCGCGCAACGAAGCGCCACGGCATCCGAAAGGATGGAGCAATTTCCATGGGCAATATTGCCAAACGGTCCGGCATGAACAAAGGCGGGCGTTCCCTCTAACGTCTGCACCAGATTCGGCAGCAATGCGTCCTTTAATAAAGCAGCCATCGCTCCCGCACAGCCTAGTTCTTCAGCCGTCCCAACGGCACCGGATTGCTTCAATCCCACCATGATCCGGCCAAGCCGCTGACGGAAGTCTGCTTGACTCGATGCCAAGGCGAGGATGGCCATAACTTCAGAGGCTTCAGTGATCACAAATCGACCGCTATGCCGACTCGCCTCGTCCCCTATCATGACCTGACGGAGCGCACGGTCACTGACTCCCAACGTCCTAGGCCAGGTAATTCGCTCGATATCCAAACCGCGCTCGTTGCCTTGGAAGAGATGATTATCCAGAAAGGCGGAAAGAAGGTTGTGGCTTGCAGCAACGGCATGAGCGTCGCCGGTAAAATGCAGATTAATCTCCTCCATGGGCAGGACTTGAGCGCGGCCGCCTCCGGTGCCGCCCCCCTTGATTCCAAAGACCGGCCCAAGTGACGGCTGTCTAAGCGTCACCGCCGCGCGCTTGCCTAGCCGAGAAAGCCCCATCGCCAGCCCAATCGATGTCGTTGTCTTTCCTTCACCGAGGGGGGTGGGATTAATCGCTGTCACTAAAACATACCGCCCAAGCGGACGTGACTTGAGACGGGTCAATACCTGCAATGATATTTTTGCCTTGTTTACACCGAATGCTGTGATTTCGTCGGCTTGAAGACCTAGCTGCTCAGCAATATCGAGAATGGGACGAGGTCGAATGGATCGGGCGATTTGGAGATCGGTCACAATGCCCCTATTAAAATACGATGTGAATGGAGGCTATACCGTAACCTTCATCACACCTCTGCTATGAGCGAGAGGGAAAGAAACCCAAAAAAACCGGGCTCAAGGTTTCCCTGGAGCCCGGCTAGAAGACAACTTATAGGTCCGTGGATAGACTACTCAAGAATATACTTATTGGGATCAAGCGCCTGCCCGTTGACCTTAACCATGTAGTGAAGGTGAGGGCCGGTTGCCAATCCTGTGCTTCCCACTAACCCTACCACATCACCGCGCTTCACCCGCTGCCCTTCCTTTACAAGGGACTTCGCCAAGTGACCGTATATCGTTTCAATCCCAAATCCATGGTCGAGCCGCACTAAATTCCCGAGCTTCGGATCAAACCCAACCGATGTGACCCTGCCTTGCGCTGGAGCCTGCACCGGAGCGTTGGCAGCAGCACCAATATCCAGCCCATCATGCCACGCTGGTTTCTCCGTAAAAGGAGAAATACGAGGCCCAAATCCTGAAGTCACCCAGCCTTTTACTGGCCAAATTGATGGAGTCGCAGCCCATCGTGACGACCGCTGCTCAGCAGCTTGAGACAATTCATTTAGAATTTGTTCCTGGCTGGTTGCTTCCTTAGACAGCCACTCAAGCTTCTCTTTAACGGAGATAACTGCGGCTTCTGTATCTTTTTCACTTACCCCGCGTGTTGCGGCTAGACCAGATCCGACAGCGGATATCGCTCCATCGACACTGGATAACGATGTCACTTCATCTGATTCTTTTCCATTCGTCGAACTAGGAATCAGGCTTCCCTCTGGCAAAGGAGTTTCTTCTCCTCCTCGACCATTGACTACATCGCCAGGCTTTTGAACTTCAATACCCAGCATAACCCTGAGGCGTTGATTGACCTCTTTCATTGCCCCGATTCGTTTTTTCAAATCATCAACCGCAGAAGAAAACGCTGCGGTTTGTTCGCGGGCGCTCATGGCTTCCGAACGGAATGCGGAAAGTTCCCAGACTTCTCCAGTCCTGATGACATAGTGGGAGACAACAAGAAGATCAGCAGCAATAACTATGCACCCAACTATCAACAACTTACGAACAAACTTCCTTGGAAAACTAAACCGGATAGGCTTTGCTGTAGAGCCACGGAAAATTACAACCGTGTAGGCGTCACTATTTTCCTGGTTTTGTGTTTGCCCCATGACATTCACTCCCTCAAGATTGGGAGACCCCTAATAGTAGCTAAATACAGCTGTACTCTACCCATCTCTTCGCGAAGGGTCAACCATTTTGATAGTAATGAAATTCGAGTTCGTCATCGTCTTTTATACCACTACCTATTGGCCACCTCACTCACCACCCACTCTATATATTGAGACGACCCACAAATCATCGAAATGGCTATTATTTCCGGCACTTCATAAGGATGGAGTTGCTTTATCTTCTGTTCAAGCTTCCGATACCGGCTCCTTGTGGTCTTCATAACTAACATAGCCTCTTTTTCCTGAACTATCTTATCCTTCCACCGATATAGGGACTGAACTCCAGGAATGATATTTACACAAGCGACTAAACGAGAAGTCAAAACCTCTTTCGATATCCGACTTCCTTCCCTCAGGCCAGGGACTGTCACTAAAACTATGATCGCCTCGCTCTTGGTAACCGACATATTTTGCTTGCTCTAGGTTGAACTGTAACACTTTAGCAGAACAGCAACTTCTATACCTTCAAACCTATCGACGCGCAATTTACACATCTCATACTTCCAATAAAATCAAAGCATTACAACACTCCTGTCTACTCAATTCAATACCACGTTTGATTGTGTGTAAAAACTGAAGCCAGTTGTCCATATTTTCGATAGCAATGTCAAAAAATTGTCGTTCTTTATACTAACCGATGCCAGAGGGGGCTCCGAAAATTCGGTGACGTCTTGACCTTCCCCCCGAAAACTAGACCATTGGCAAGGAAGTGTACCCTGTGCTGAGATGGGCCTTACAGGAGAGGCCCATGACCAGGAAACGACACACGGAGGAACAGATCATCGCGGTGCTCAAGGATGCCCAAGCGGGTATTGGGGTTCAGGAGCTCTGCCGCAAGCACGGCATCTCAGATGCCACCTTCTATAAGTGGCGAACGAAATATGTCGGGCTCGAAGTCAGCGACGTAAAGAAACTCCGCCAACTGGAAGACGAAAACCGGCGGCTCAAGCAGATGGTCGCGGAGCAAGC
Proteins encoded in this region:
- a CDS encoding Formate--tetrahydrofolate ligase (MaGe:77309840) codes for the protein MTDLQIARSIRPRPILDIAEQLGLQADEITAFGVNKAKISLQVLTRLKSRPLGRYVLVTAINPTPLGEGKTTTSIGLAMGLSRLGKRAAVTLRQPSLGPVFGIKGGGTGGGRAQVLPMEEINLHFTGDAHAVAASHNLLSAFLDNHLFQGNERGLDIERITWPRTLGVSDRALRQVMIGDEASRHSGRFVITEASEVMAILALASSQADFRQRLGRIMVGLKQSGAVGTAEELGCAGAMAALLKDALLPNLVQTLEGTPAFVHAGPFGNIAHGNCSILSDAVALRCADYVVTEAGFGSDLGAEKFFNIKCRVSGFKPAAAVVVATLRALKLHGGGGVAKVGVPLPAGLTGPNMPALEKGFANLAQHIANARAHGIPVVVAVNAFKDDAPAELEWVRHQSREFGAIDAAVSTHWVDGGRGAEQLAQAVVRAVEQPASFTHLYDVNWPIRRKIETIAMRMYGAAGVSFEEEAERQIDAAETLGFGHLPVCMAKTPLSLSHDPALKGRPAGFTVPIKELRILAGAGFVTAVCSGIQLMPGLPKKPAGERIDLDPVSGEIVGLS
- a CDS encoding Protein HflC (MaGe:77309839) is translated as MSMQGLIIAVIAVIVGLFVLGASPLFVVDITQNAIVVQLGKPVRNLTEPGLYTKIPFFEEVTYFDKRLLDYDSNAQDVITQDKKTLLLDNFAKWRITDPLKVYQNFQSQRGALQRLHDIIYSELRVELGRHELAEIVSTTRAELMRVVTQRSNEKASAYGIEIQDVRIKRADLPEQNEKAVFARMQAERERQAKQYRAEGAEEAQKIRSDAEKDREIILAQAYKEAEELRGAGDAKAFKVYAEAYRQDPKFFEFTRSMEAYKKTFADKSTLVMSPDSEFFRYLKQR
- a CDS encoding hypothetical protein (Evidence 5 : Unknown function; MaGe:77309842); protein product: MLVMKTTRSRYRKLEQKIKQLHPYEVPEIIAISMICGSSQYIEWVVSEVANR
- a CDS encoding Insertion element ISR1 uncharacterized 10 kDa protein A3 (MaGe:77309843), with the translated sequence MTRKRHTEEQIIAVLKDAQAGIGVQELCRKHGISDATFYKWRTKYVGLEVSDVKKLRQLEDENRRLKQMVAEQALDIQALRAVTAKNW
- a CDS encoding PeptidaseM23 domain-containing protein (MaGe:77309841): MGQTQNQENSDAYTVVIFRGSTAKPIRFSFPRKFVRKLLIVGCIVIAADLLVVSHYVIRTGEVWELSAFRSEAMSAREQTAAFSSAVDDLKKRIGAMKEVNQRLRVMLGIEVQKPGDVVNGRGGEETPLPEGSLIPSSTNGKESDEVTSLSSVDGAISAVGSGLAATRGVSEKDTEAAVISVKEKLEWLSKEATSQEQILNELSQAAEQRSSRWAATPSIWPVKGWVTSGFGPRISPFTEKPAWHDGLDIGAAANAPVQAPAQGRVTSVGFDPKLGNLVRLDHGFGIETIYGHLAKSLVKEGQRVKRGDVVGLVGSTGLATGPHLHYMVKVNGQALDPNKYILE